Proteins from a single region of Streptomyces griseiscabiei:
- a CDS encoding caspase family protein, which yields MSGRLRDPHRSAAVIAGVFHQTSGSDLLNLPAVENNVRDLARALRDPGIWGLPGERCVELPQPTREQFLSAVGEAGATATDTLFVYFAGHGIVHPATDRLYLALPDFNSEGEFGTKAIRYADLQDLLWEPRVKARHKVIVLDTCFSARAFDDSMGGRNAVYDMLRTRGACTLVSSDVTETSRAPQGTDYTAYTARVISTLRHGIEDEEETLTLQAVHGHIRERLRSANISTPRILGADDTPLIRIARNRAFDGGSTEPGGTSTPSPGEQWQDFQDELFRLLKAELGTGRADVRVEYSLPWDVRLGPRQEGERLLALFEHRTLLAHRFTAFTTKAVKFRHSGNGDSVAQVAYTDLHRWSVKIDQVKSLWHDFREARADWYGRPAYARPTLKYDVLLTCDETTFYVPHGEVGDYPLRNLLAKVRDLTRKYDLDLPE from the coding sequence ATGAGCGGACGGCTGCGCGATCCGCACCGGTCGGCGGCGGTCATAGCCGGGGTCTTCCACCAGACCTCCGGCAGCGACCTGCTGAACCTCCCGGCGGTCGAGAACAACGTCCGCGATCTGGCCCGGGCCCTCCGCGACCCGGGCATCTGGGGTCTCCCCGGCGAACGATGTGTCGAGCTTCCCCAGCCGACCAGGGAGCAGTTCCTGAGCGCGGTCGGGGAGGCCGGCGCCACGGCGACGGACACGCTGTTCGTCTACTTCGCGGGGCACGGCATCGTCCACCCGGCCACGGACCGGCTCTATCTGGCGTTGCCCGACTTCAACAGCGAGGGCGAGTTCGGGACCAAGGCCATCAGGTACGCGGACCTCCAGGATCTGCTGTGGGAACCGCGCGTCAAGGCCCGCCACAAGGTGATCGTCCTCGACACCTGTTTCAGCGCCAGGGCGTTCGACGACTCCATGGGCGGGAGGAACGCCGTCTACGACATGCTGAGGACACGGGGAGCGTGCACCCTGGTGTCCTCGGACGTCACGGAGACCTCCAGAGCCCCACAGGGGACCGACTACACGGCGTACACCGCCCGCGTGATCTCCACCCTGCGACACGGCATCGAGGACGAGGAAGAGACGCTCACCCTCCAGGCCGTACACGGACACATCCGCGAGCGGCTCCGCTCGGCGAACATCTCCACCCCGCGCATCCTGGGCGCCGACGACACCCCTCTGATACGCATCGCCCGCAACCGCGCCTTCGACGGCGGCTCCACGGAGCCCGGCGGCACGAGCACCCCGTCCCCGGGTGAGCAATGGCAGGATTTCCAGGACGAGTTGTTCCGTCTCCTCAAGGCGGAACTCGGAACCGGCCGCGCGGATGTGCGGGTGGAGTACTCGCTTCCCTGGGACGTCCGCCTCGGCCCGCGGCAGGAGGGGGAGCGCCTGCTCGCGCTCTTCGAGCACCGCACGCTGCTGGCCCACCGGTTCACCGCCTTCACGACGAAGGCCGTGAAGTTCCGCCACTCGGGAAACGGCGACAGCGTCGCGCAGGTCGCCTACACCGATCTGCACCGGTGGTCCGTCAAGATCGACCAGGTCAAGTCACTCTGGCACGACTTCAGGGAGGCCCGCGCCGACTGGTACGGAAGGCCGGCGTACGCACGGCCCACCCTCAAGTACGACGTACTGCTGACCTGCGATGAGACCACGTTCTACGTACCGCACGGCGAAGTGGGGGACTATCCGCTCCGCAACCTCCTCGCAAAGGTGCGGGACTTGACCCGGAAGTACGATCTCGACCTCCCGGAGTGA
- a CDS encoding caspase, EACC1-associated type, with amino-acid sequence MTDNDRFAMLVGVSTYDSDAYHDLPPVRADLHYMRAVLQNTEIGMYNDCEMVPEPTRAEMLHAVESFLNARRPSETALLYFSGHGEFCEDDNQLYFLTRDTDPDDLPGTAVPAEFLERMLQSCRAASKLVLLDCCSSGSVVQGWTAKGSGEEPVRPAPSTLLRPTGVYFITASDALQSASAMAPPGSSLGTSRFTGEIVEGLRNGRIKGGGWITPDDLFDYLTAQMTRAGVPEEQRPTKSTFRATNSLPFARSVARPVHLPAQPREAAEAARRSPTLLKARELAARDARDGLDRERLLRYYAHCLTAQSAAGMRPDRDGGRGSKYFLLGQGEETIQSGRGSAFPAPGGLPKPHGAAAGDSGTQQEYWYGYPAITLPVRDGGARGRRTTVELAPLLIQQMELAPDEEGRDMLRPSGVPSLHTGVVSELLDAGDAADLVARWQPSWQEGNDAQMLQAVRELLDELGLPELEPLDPSALSERTVMQALRPGAHNAAVLLVPSGAEAKATQALVSNLLEMSTRTGQIPGTALDALLSGGGSGEGDARDASVTVVAPGPCNESQELVISSAMTRPLTVATGPPGTGKSEVVTAVVTTCVAAGQSVLVASTNNEAVNVVAERCDDIAPGLLMRTGNVEALEREATKLERLLGEHAQAPRRGSATVGGQLRVVGRTADGLRAEAADHVGEESRLLELLGTREELATALELPLPLLEAVWATDENGVAALGRWEDRARKVAAARWWLLGPWRRGRALAALVSSVAHAQEGDTTGHTGLPDLPDRPSWPEWATSRPVPSELLESLADAVAVEREVRELVPRHLSWDEDGLRRARLDAAGALSELSSELSQALSAETLIRARGLMQQRLQALRSRRGYRRSQKNLMAHIKGWATSTHSVGKLELTPKLFDLVVIDEASQCSIPSVLPLLFRARRALIIGDPMQLGHIPGVSPQQEQQARVRSGLSAAQLEDHRLTYHVYSSYHAAEQHGDSALLLDEHYRCHPRIADIVNGYCYAGQLRVLTDVRRQVPALDPVGAADPAPALGWVDVRHGESSRGGDGRSWRNAAEADAVRQVVDELLAGLPEDATVGVVTPFRAQKETLARVWRDDDRVRVGTVHAFQGGQRDVMVLSPVATYNTPPRTAHWVASQVNLWNVAVTRAKSQLITVGAHTFWQGQSGLPTLLADRSAPLGTDTDEADGQAVTAAPATGFREELADRLQQYLTERGITDLERTAMVGGHPVDLLFTEAGENTAVLIDPGRPPGADPARHLRLTHARGDLLTGLPSGGYGAKACPVGRTVRVPAWRILAGDRVMAPLFD; translated from the coding sequence ATGACCGACAACGACCGGTTCGCGATGCTCGTCGGCGTGTCCACCTACGACAGCGACGCGTACCACGACCTGCCGCCGGTACGTGCCGACCTGCACTACATGCGGGCGGTACTGCAGAACACCGAGATCGGCATGTACAACGACTGCGAGATGGTCCCCGAGCCGACCCGCGCGGAGATGCTGCACGCCGTCGAGTCGTTCCTGAACGCGCGCCGGCCCAGTGAGACGGCCCTGCTGTACTTCAGCGGGCACGGGGAGTTCTGCGAGGACGACAACCAGCTGTATTTCCTGACCCGGGACACCGATCCGGACGATCTGCCGGGTACGGCGGTGCCGGCGGAGTTCCTGGAGCGGATGCTCCAGTCGTGCCGGGCCGCTTCGAAACTGGTGCTGCTGGACTGCTGCTCCAGCGGTTCCGTCGTACAGGGGTGGACCGCCAAGGGTTCGGGGGAAGAGCCCGTACGGCCCGCGCCGAGCACGCTGCTGCGGCCGACAGGCGTGTACTTCATCACGGCCTCAGACGCTCTCCAGTCCGCGTCCGCGATGGCGCCGCCCGGGTCGAGCCTCGGTACGTCCCGGTTCACCGGGGAGATCGTGGAGGGGCTGCGCAACGGGCGGATCAAGGGCGGCGGCTGGATCACTCCGGATGACCTCTTCGACTACCTGACAGCGCAGATGACCCGGGCCGGCGTACCGGAGGAGCAGCGACCCACCAAGTCCACGTTCAGGGCCACGAACAGCCTGCCCTTCGCCCGGTCGGTGGCACGCCCGGTGCACCTCCCGGCGCAGCCGCGCGAAGCGGCCGAGGCTGCCCGGCGGTCCCCCACCCTGTTGAAGGCAAGGGAACTGGCCGCGCGGGACGCGCGGGACGGCCTCGACCGGGAGCGGCTGCTGCGGTACTACGCGCACTGTCTGACCGCCCAGTCGGCGGCCGGTATGCGGCCCGACCGGGACGGCGGACGAGGCTCGAAGTACTTTCTGCTGGGCCAGGGCGAGGAAACCATCCAGTCCGGCCGGGGCTCCGCCTTCCCCGCTCCCGGTGGGCTGCCCAAACCGCACGGCGCGGCTGCTGGTGACTCGGGGACACAGCAGGAGTACTGGTACGGCTATCCGGCGATCACGCTGCCCGTGCGGGACGGCGGGGCCCGGGGACGTCGTACCACCGTGGAGCTGGCGCCGCTGCTCATCCAGCAGATGGAGCTGGCGCCGGACGAGGAGGGCCGGGACATGCTCCGGCCCAGCGGTGTGCCGTCCCTGCACACGGGTGTCGTGTCGGAGCTGTTGGACGCGGGCGACGCGGCCGATCTGGTCGCGCGCTGGCAGCCGTCCTGGCAGGAGGGCAACGACGCGCAGATGCTGCAGGCCGTGCGGGAGTTGCTGGACGAGCTGGGGCTGCCGGAACTGGAGCCGCTCGACCCGTCGGCTCTCAGCGAGCGCACGGTGATGCAGGCGCTGCGACCCGGCGCGCACAACGCGGCAGTACTGCTGGTGCCGTCGGGTGCGGAGGCCAAGGCCACCCAGGCCCTGGTGAGCAACCTGCTGGAGATGTCGACGCGGACCGGGCAGATTCCCGGCACCGCCCTGGACGCGCTGCTGAGCGGCGGCGGGAGTGGCGAGGGCGATGCGCGGGACGCGTCCGTCACCGTGGTGGCTCCGGGGCCGTGCAACGAGAGCCAGGAGCTGGTGATCTCCTCCGCGATGACACGGCCCCTGACGGTGGCGACCGGGCCGCCCGGGACGGGCAAGAGCGAGGTGGTCACGGCCGTCGTCACCACCTGTGTCGCCGCCGGCCAGTCCGTGCTGGTCGCCTCCACGAACAACGAGGCCGTGAACGTCGTCGCCGAACGCTGCGACGACATCGCACCGGGCCTGCTGATGCGTACGGGCAACGTCGAGGCGTTGGAGCGGGAGGCGACGAAGCTGGAGCGGCTGCTCGGCGAACACGCCCAGGCACCGCGACGCGGATCGGCCACCGTGGGCGGGCAGTTGCGCGTGGTCGGCAGGACGGCCGACGGGCTGCGGGCGGAGGCCGCAGACCACGTCGGTGAGGAGAGTCGGCTGCTGGAGTTGCTCGGAACCCGGGAGGAGCTGGCGACCGCGCTGGAGTTGCCGCTGCCACTTCTGGAGGCGGTGTGGGCGACCGACGAGAACGGTGTGGCCGCACTGGGGCGCTGGGAGGACAGAGCGCGGAAGGTCGCCGCAGCTCGCTGGTGGCTGCTCGGCCCCTGGCGCCGGGGGCGGGCACTCGCCGCGTTGGTCTCGTCGGTGGCGCATGCCCAGGAGGGTGACACCACAGGCCACACAGGTCTCCCAGACCTCCCGGACCGGCCGTCGTGGCCGGAGTGGGCGACCTCTCGGCCGGTGCCGTCCGAGCTGCTGGAGTCGCTGGCGGACGCGGTGGCCGTGGAACGGGAAGTACGCGAACTCGTGCCCCGGCACCTGAGCTGGGACGAGGACGGACTACGGCGGGCGCGGCTCGACGCGGCGGGCGCGCTGTCCGAACTGTCGTCGGAGCTGTCCCAGGCGTTGTCCGCCGAGACACTGATCCGGGCGCGCGGGCTCATGCAGCAGCGGCTCCAGGCGCTCCGGAGCCGCCGGGGTTACCGGCGCAGCCAGAAGAACCTGATGGCGCACATCAAGGGCTGGGCCACCAGCACCCACTCGGTGGGAAAACTGGAGCTCACCCCGAAACTGTTCGACCTCGTCGTCATCGACGAGGCGAGCCAGTGCTCCATCCCCTCGGTGCTGCCGCTGCTGTTCCGGGCCCGCCGCGCGCTGATCATCGGCGATCCGATGCAGCTGGGCCACATCCCCGGGGTGTCACCCCAGCAGGAACAACAGGCGCGGGTCCGGTCCGGCCTGAGTGCGGCACAGCTGGAGGACCACAGACTCACCTACCACGTGTACTCCTCGTACCACGCGGCCGAGCAGCACGGTGACTCCGCGCTCCTCCTCGACGAGCACTACCGCTGCCACCCCCGGATCGCCGACATCGTCAACGGCTACTGCTACGCGGGCCAGTTGCGGGTGCTCACCGACGTACGGCGGCAGGTCCCGGCCCTGGACCCGGTGGGGGCGGCCGATCCGGCGCCGGCACTCGGCTGGGTCGACGTACGGCACGGCGAGTCGTCGCGCGGCGGCGACGGGCGGTCCTGGCGCAACGCGGCGGAGGCGGATGCCGTACGACAGGTGGTGGACGAACTGCTGGCAGGGCTGCCGGAGGACGCCACGGTGGGGGTGGTCACGCCGTTCCGGGCGCAGAAGGAGACACTGGCGCGGGTGTGGCGCGACGACGACCGCGTCCGGGTCGGCACCGTGCACGCCTTCCAGGGCGGGCAGCGCGACGTGATGGTGCTGAGCCCGGTGGCCACGTACAACACCCCGCCCAGGACGGCCCATTGGGTCGCGAGCCAGGTCAACCTGTGGAACGTGGCGGTGACCCGGGCCAAGTCGCAGCTGATCACCGTGGGCGCGCATACCTTCTGGCAGGGGCAGAGCGGACTGCCGACCCTGCTCGCGGACCGCTCGGCGCCGCTGGGAACGGACACGGACGAGGCCGACGGGCAGGCGGTGACGGCCGCCCCGGCCACCGGGTTCCGCGAGGAACTCGCCGACCGGCTCCAGCAGTACCTCACCGAGCGCGGTATCACCGATCTGGAGCGTACGGCGATGGTCGGCGGCCACCCGGTGGACCTGTTGTTCACCGAGGCCGGCGAGAACACGGCGGTCCTGATCGACCCCGGCCGGCCGCCGGGGGCCGACCCGGCACGGCACCTGCGGCTGACGCACGCGCGGGGCGATCTGCTGACCGGACTGCCGTCCGGGGGCTACGGGGCGAAGGCGTGCCCGGTGGGGCGGACGGTGCGGGTACCGGCGTGGCGGATCCTGGCGGGCGACAGGGTGATGGCGCCACTGTTCGACTGA
- a CDS encoding maleylpyruvate isomerase N-terminal domain-containing protein, which yields MDLFSHSWAALRTTVADLRDKDFAQPSGCAGWLVRDLVCHLVIDAQDVLITLATPAGTAPPTADATTYWQVTHEPPPGEDPLAALTVRLAAAYEDMSLLKFHLDDVGSAAGRAAELADPAARVSTQDKVLTIADYLTAYVLEWTLHHLDLTAHLPAAPGPSPESLSHSRTALERIAGGSFPTSFTDTDVLLIGTGRREPTEAESAEIDSLAVKLPLALG from the coding sequence GTGGACCTCTTCTCACACTCCTGGGCAGCGTTGCGCACGACGGTCGCCGACCTCAGGGACAAGGACTTCGCACAACCCTCGGGCTGCGCGGGCTGGCTGGTGAGGGACCTCGTCTGCCACCTGGTCATCGACGCCCAGGACGTCCTGATCACCCTGGCCACCCCCGCCGGAACCGCGCCCCCGACAGCCGACGCGACGACGTACTGGCAGGTCACACACGAACCCCCGCCCGGCGAGGACCCCCTCGCCGCCCTGACGGTCCGTCTGGCCGCCGCGTACGAGGACATGTCCCTCCTCAAGTTCCACCTGGACGACGTGGGCTCGGCGGCCGGCCGCGCGGCGGAACTGGCCGACCCCGCCGCCCGGGTGAGCACCCAGGACAAGGTCCTCACCATCGCCGACTACCTCACGGCGTACGTCCTGGAGTGGACCTTGCATCACCTGGACCTGACAGCCCACCTCCCGGCCGCACCGGGCCCGTCCCCGGAGAGCCTGTCCCACTCCCGTACGGCGCTGGAACGGATCGCGGGCGGATCGTTCCCCACGTCCTTCACCGACACGGACGTGCTACTGATCGGGACGGGGCGACGGGAGCCGACCGAGGCGGAGAGCGCCGAAATCGACTCCTTGGCAGTGAAGTTGCCACTGGCCCTGGGCTGA
- a CDS encoding MerR family transcriptional regulator: MRIGELAAAVGVTPRAVRHYHHLGLLPEPERRANGYRDYTLRHAVVLARIRRLTELGLGLAEVRDVLADDAGRELVEVLGELDEDLARQEEEIRERRGRLRVLMADARAGRLPAEGPVSPELAALFGKFGMFGTSGAAPHSPMAAKDREVFALLETTATPAARAEMLASLESMMAAPGAVERAHEAYALLDALADVEPDDPRVEEAARVLAGLVPPEMVPQDTGLDLDDTRGGGRGTGSFLRAFYADFAPAQAEAIRRTLRILTEDRP; encoded by the coding sequence ATGCGGATCGGAGAACTCGCCGCGGCCGTCGGGGTCACCCCGCGGGCCGTGCGGCACTATCACCATCTCGGGCTGTTGCCGGAGCCGGAACGGCGGGCCAACGGGTATCGGGACTACACGTTGCGGCACGCGGTCGTGCTGGCGCGTATCCGGCGGCTGACGGAGCTGGGGCTCGGGCTGGCGGAGGTGCGGGACGTGCTCGCGGACGACGCGGGGCGTGAACTCGTCGAGGTGCTGGGTGAGTTGGACGAGGATCTGGCGCGGCAGGAGGAGGAGATCCGCGAGCGGCGGGGGCGGTTGCGGGTCCTGATGGCGGACGCGCGTGCCGGGCGGCTGCCGGCCGAGGGGCCCGTATCGCCCGAACTCGCCGCGCTCTTCGGGAAGTTCGGGATGTTCGGGACGTCCGGGGCCGCGCCGCACTCCCCCATGGCCGCCAAGGACCGGGAGGTGTTCGCCCTGCTGGAGACCACCGCGACGCCCGCGGCACGGGCGGAGATGCTCGCCTCGCTGGAGAGCATGATGGCGGCCCCCGGCGCGGTGGAACGGGCCCACGAGGCGTACGCGCTGCTCGACGCGCTCGCCGACGTCGAGCCCGACGATCCCCGTGTGGAGGAGGCGGCCCGTGTCCTGGCCGGCCTGGTCCCGCCGGAGATGGTCCCGCAGGACACCGGTCTCGACCTCGACGACACCAGGGGCGGCGGGAGGGGCACCGGCAGTTTCCTGCGCGCCTTCTACGCCGACTTCGCCCCGGCCCAGGCGGAGGCCATCCGCCGCACGCTTCGGATACTGACGGAGGACCGCCCATGA
- a CDS encoding effector-associated constant component EACC1 produces the protein MSDQQHVISISVIADPDGEQARSLSRWLQRDNKVVTSPDITPGAGKPDPEAMSGGLDWLNFGVSTAIGLSSLIVSIATWCSTRGSGQQARMSSDRGRSVDVSRAEAVPERADERAEEMLGDADPER, from the coding sequence TTGAGCGATCAGCAGCATGTGATCTCGATATCGGTCATCGCCGACCCGGATGGTGAGCAGGCCCGGTCACTGAGCCGATGGCTGCAACGCGACAACAAGGTGGTCACGTCACCGGACATCACACCGGGTGCCGGGAAGCCGGACCCGGAGGCGATGAGCGGCGGACTCGACTGGCTGAACTTCGGTGTCTCCACGGCGATCGGCCTGAGCAGCCTGATCGTCAGCATCGCGACCTGGTGCTCGACGAGGGGCTCCGGGCAGCAGGCCCGTATGTCCAGCGACCGGGGCCGCTCCGTGGACGTCTCCCGGGCGGAAGCCGTACCCGAACGCGCCGACGAGCGCGCCGAAGAGATGTTGGGCGACGCCGATCCAGAACGGTAG
- a CDS encoding DUF6281 family protein, translated as MTQSQVAVATASEATSCPSAACAVGVQFDGELYTRVSHRDFTVGDTADGAQENSCDDTGDGSSDPTDAQSFTAYRIEELDEGTAVAVKDSPANPDREDGPHLYVQQQDGGHPKKAKEFLDSGR; from the coding sequence TTGACGCAGAGCCAGGTAGCCGTCGCCACGGCCTCCGAGGCGACGTCCTGCCCTTCCGCCGCCTGCGCCGTCGGTGTCCAGTTCGACGGCGAGCTCTACACCCGCGTGTCCCACCGGGACTTCACCGTGGGCGACACGGCCGACGGCGCACAGGAGAACAGCTGTGACGACACGGGCGACGGGTCGTCGGACCCGACTGACGCGCAGTCGTTCACGGCGTACCGCATCGAGGAACTCGACGAGGGGACGGCCGTCGCGGTGAAGGACAGCCCCGCCAACCCCGACCGCGAGGACGGGCCCCACCTGTACGTGCAGCAGCAGGACGGCGGCCACCCGAAGAAGGCGAAGGAGTTCCTCGACTCGGGGCGTTGA
- a CDS encoding AraC family transcriptional regulator, translating into MNGSGQTRWTRTTLGHPDRPLDLLTARFDSHRYAPHTHEEFSIGICVLGASCIDYRGGGLRVGEGSIVVLAPGEVHTGESAYGTYAYRALYPAPTLLTDGVLGGTPHFREPLLHDPELAAALRIAHTELSTCPDPLEAESRLPWLLTALARRHSTSRPTSDSLPGANTVALAVRDRLADELATPPSLADLASDLGLSRYQLLRAFRTTMGMPPYAWLAQHRVARARGLLEAGARPAEAAVQVGFADQAHMTRWFGKVLGVTPAAYRNSVQDAGR; encoded by the coding sequence GTGAACGGGAGCGGACAGACCCGGTGGACCCGCACCACCCTCGGCCACCCCGACCGCCCCCTCGACCTCCTCACCGCCCGCTTCGACAGCCACCGCTACGCCCCGCACACACACGAGGAATTCAGCATCGGCATCTGCGTCCTCGGCGCCTCCTGCATCGACTACCGGGGCGGCGGCCTCAGGGTCGGCGAGGGCTCGATAGTCGTCCTGGCCCCGGGCGAGGTCCACACCGGCGAATCGGCCTACGGCACCTACGCCTACCGCGCCCTCTACCCCGCCCCCACCCTCCTCACCGACGGCGTCCTCGGCGGCACCCCGCACTTCCGCGAGCCCCTCCTCCACGACCCGGAACTCGCCGCCGCCCTGCGCATCGCCCACACCGAGCTGAGCACCTGCCCCGACCCGCTGGAGGCCGAGTCCCGCCTCCCCTGGCTGCTCACGGCCCTGGCCCGCCGCCACTCGACGTCCCGCCCGACCTCCGACAGCCTCCCCGGCGCGAACACCGTCGCCCTGGCCGTACGGGACCGCCTGGCCGACGAACTCGCCACCCCGCCCTCCCTGGCCGATCTCGCCTCCGACCTGGGCCTCTCCCGCTATCAGCTGCTGCGGGCCTTCCGTACGACGATGGGCATGCCCCCGTACGCCTGGCTGGCCCAGCACCGGGTGGCCCGGGCCCGGGGCCTGCTGGAGGCGGGCGCGCGCCCGGCGGAAGCAGCGGTCCAGGTGGGCTTCGCGGACCAGGCGCACATGACGCGCTGGTTCGGGAAGGTGCTGGGGGTGACCCCGGCGGCGTACCGCAACAGCGTTCAAGACGCAGGCCGCTGA
- a CDS encoding effector-associated constant component EACC1, which yields MPEERTGYRISIVDEDPLRARKEARELLAGIVDVDPGAVLDVPGRSTGAASDGTLKGGLTADTVGVLISAGSLVAAGVQIWLARVPQRTVVVRRPDGATLHITGKEAREDDGRIERFLAGGGAATHPTDPDGLGDTPAAG from the coding sequence ATGCCCGAGGAACGGACCGGGTACCGGATCTCCATCGTCGACGAGGACCCGCTGCGTGCGCGCAAGGAGGCTCGTGAGCTGCTCGCCGGGATCGTCGACGTCGACCCCGGGGCCGTGCTGGACGTTCCCGGCCGGAGCACGGGCGCGGCGAGCGACGGAACCCTCAAGGGCGGGCTCACCGCCGACACCGTCGGTGTGCTGATCAGCGCCGGTTCGCTGGTCGCCGCCGGGGTGCAGATCTGGCTGGCGCGGGTGCCGCAGCGGACGGTCGTGGTACGGCGACCGGACGGGGCGACCCTGCACATCACCGGCAAGGAGGCCCGCGAGGACGACGGCCGCATCGAGCGTTTCCTCGCGGGTGGCGGTGCGGCGACACACCCCACGGACCCGGACGGCCTCGGCGACACCCCTGCGGCAGGCTGA
- a CDS encoding TolB-like translocation protein, with protein MAPDGVTGGNGHSTDPVLSADGRVVAFMSSATNLVPATDVRNSVYYRTGPGEPLRRVVVPGETTSSPQLSDSGRYLTFGSYSTATGVSSVRLLDLSTGVVERLAPAMDDGYEVSYGIAPISADGRYVAFVARPAVDPNGAFSCRVMLLDRETQEVRRVSRDSDGSKNVHRCEQVSMSADGRKVAYLEGYSGPAADDQGDILVWDRESGGTVQADATHDGAAADRSAIAPVLSADGSKVGFNSIATNLVPGTDPNGNSATSWNAFVRDLDTGTLQRYDGHTPTDLTLLSDLSTDGSRLLLNTADANRTSLGLILRDPGTGAEELLSPGQDGRPLTVGKAGLSTDESTVVFDSYYPGLVPEDTNLIGDVFVRTIS; from the coding sequence GTGGCCCCCGACGGCGTCACCGGTGGCAATGGCCACTCCACCGACCCCGTGCTCAGCGCGGACGGGCGGGTCGTGGCCTTCATGTCGTCGGCGACCAATCTGGTCCCGGCGACCGATGTGCGGAACAGCGTGTACTACCGGACGGGGCCCGGGGAGCCGCTGCGGCGGGTGGTGGTGCCGGGGGAGACCACGTCCTCGCCTCAACTCTCCGATTCCGGGCGGTACTTGACCTTCGGCTCGTACTCGACCGCCACCGGCGTCTCCTCCGTCCGGCTGCTGGACCTGAGCACCGGGGTCGTCGAGCGGCTGGCGCCCGCGATGGACGACGGCTACGAGGTGTCGTACGGCATCGCGCCCATCAGTGCCGACGGGCGGTACGTCGCCTTCGTCGCCCGGCCCGCCGTCGATCCGAACGGGGCCTTCTCCTGCCGGGTCATGCTGCTGGACCGGGAGACCCAGGAGGTGCGGCGGGTCAGCCGGGACTCGGACGGGTCCAAGAACGTCCATCGGTGCGAGCAGGTCTCGATGAGTGCCGACGGACGCAAGGTCGCCTACCTGGAGGGCTACTCCGGGCCCGCCGCCGACGACCAGGGCGACATCCTCGTCTGGGACCGGGAGAGCGGAGGCACCGTGCAGGCCGACGCCACCCATGACGGGGCGGCGGCCGACAGGTCCGCGATCGCACCCGTGCTGAGCGCCGACGGGTCCAAGGTCGGGTTCAACTCCATCGCCACCAACCTGGTGCCCGGTACCGATCCCAACGGGAACAGCGCCACCTCCTGGAACGCCTTTGTCCGCGATCTGGACACCGGGACGCTCCAGCGGTACGACGGGCACACGCCCACCGATCTCACCCTGCTGTCGGACCTGTCCACCGACGGCTCCCGGCTGCTGCTCAACACGGCCGACGCCAACCGCACCTCGCTCGGGCTGATCCTGCGCGATCCGGGCACCGGAGCGGAGGAACTGCTGTCGCCGGGGCAGGACGGCAGACCCCTCACCGTGGGGAAGGCGGGGCTGAGCACGGACGAGTCCACGGTCGTCTTCGACTCCTACTATCCCGGCCTCGTGCCCGAGGACACCAATCTGATCGGGGATGTCTTCGTCCGTACGA